One Xenopus tropicalis strain Nigerian chromosome 8, UCB_Xtro_10.0, whole genome shotgun sequence genomic window carries:
- the LOC100488539 gene encoding olfactory receptor 1G1-like, with amino-acid sequence MEKENSSSVTEFILLGLSENPEQKSPLSALFLTIYLVTVLGNSLILSLIFMTPELQTPMYFFLGNLSFVDSSFVSVTVPLMVAHLLMEKKSISFQGCMTQLFFFIWTAVMECFVLAIMAYDRLVAITNPLRYLSILSRKTCLSLICFAWILSFLHSLLYTSIISSLDFCGLNKINEHFCDIPPLLALSCSDTASFELLVYTEGSIMAMSPFVFIMVSYFQIIKTILSIHSSSGRSRAFSTCSSHLISVGLYFGTIFASYFHPASAGAVETNRPIALVYSILSPLLNPFIYSLRNQQVKGALRKML; translated from the coding sequence ATGGAAAAAGAAAATTCTTCCTCCGTCACCGAGTTTATCCTCTTGGGTTTGTCGGAAAACCCTGAGCAGAAGTCCCCTCTCTCGGCTCTATTTCTAACTATATACCTGGTGACTGTTCTGGGAAACTCTCTGATCCTCTCCCTCATATTCATGACCCCGGAGCTCCAAACACCTATGTATTTCTTCTTGGGGAACCTTTCCTTTGTGGACAGCAGCTTCGTATCGGTAACTGTCCCTCTCATGGTGGCCCATCTTCTCATGGAGAAGAAAAGCATCTCGTTTCAAGGCTGCATGACTCAACTCTTCTTCTTTATCTGGACGGCCGTCATGGAGTGCTTTGTTTTGGCCATTATGGCATATGACCGCCTGGTGGCTATCACAAATCCTCTTCGGTACTTGTCTATATTGAGCAGGAAGACTTGTTTGTCTCTCATATGTTTCGCCTGGATATTAAGCTTTTTGCATTCTCTCCTTTACACGTCCATCATCTCCTCGTTGGATTTCTGTGGTCTCAACAAGATCAATGAGCATTTCTGTGATATCCCTCCACTGCTGGCACTCTCCTGCTCAGACACGGCTAGCTTTGAACTTCTTGTATACACCGAGGGGAGCATAATGGCAATGAGCCCCTTCGTCTTTATCATGGTATCTTACTTCCAAATCATTAAAACCATATTATCGATCCACTCCTCCTCCGGGAGGTCCCgagccttctccacctgctcctctcACCTGATTTCTGTAGGACTTTACTTTGGAACAATATTTGCCAGCTACTTTCATCCCGCTTCAGCTGGAGCTGTAGAGACAAACAGGCCAATTGCTCTGGTATATTCCATACTCAGTCCTCTGCTCAACCCCTTTATCTACAGCCTGAGGAACCAACAGGTGAAAGGTGCCCTTCGGAAAATGTTATAA
- the LOC100489493 gene encoding olfactory receptor 1G1-like, protein MEKENSSSVTEFILLGLSENPEQKSPLSALFLTIYLVTVLGNGLIISLICMTPELQTPMYFFLGNLSFVDSSFVSVTVPLMVAHLLMEKKSISFQGCMTQLFFFLWTAVMECLVLALMAYDRLVAITNPLRYLSTLSRKTCLAFMCFAWILSFLHSLLYTSIISSLDFCGLDKINEHFCDIPPLLALSCSDTASLELLVYTEGGIMAMSPFVFIVVSYFRIIKTILSIHSSSGRSRAFSTCSSHLISVGLYFGTIFASYLHPPTAGAVETNRPIALVYSILSPLLNPFIYSLRNQQVKGALRKML, encoded by the coding sequence ATGGAAAAAGAAAATTCTTCCTCCGTCACGGAGTTTATTCTCTTGGGTTTGTCGGAAAATCCTGAGCAGAAGTCCCCTCTCTCCGCTCTATTTCTCACTATATACCTGGTGACTGTTCTGGGAAACGGTCTGATCATCTCCCTAATATGCATGACCCCGGAGCTCCAAACCCCTATGTATTTCTTCTTGGGAAACCTTTCCTTTGTGGACAGCAGCTTCGTATCGGTAACTGTCCCTCTCATGGTGGCCCATCTTCTCATGGAGAAGAAAAGCATCTCGTTTCAAGGCTGCATGACTCAactcttcttcttcctctggaCGGCCGTCATGGAGTGTTTAGTTTTGGCCCTTATGGCATACGACCGCCTGGTGGCTATCACGAATCCTCTTCGGTACTTGTCTACATTGAGCAGGAAGACTTGTTTGGCTTTCATGTGTTTTGCCTGGATATTAAGCTTTTTGCATTCTCTCCTTTACACGTCCATCATCTCCTCGCTGGATTTCTGTGGTCTGGACAAGATCAATGAGCATTTCTGCGATATCCCTCCACTGCTGGCACTCTCCTGCTCCGACACCGCAAGCCTGGAACTTCTTGTATACACCGAGGGGGGCATAATGGCAATGAGCCCCTTCGTATTTATCGTGGTATCTTATTTCCGAATCATCAAAACCATATTATCGATCCACTCCTCCTCCGGGAGGTCCCgagccttctccacctgctcctctcACCTGATTTCTGTAGGACTTTACTTTGGAACAATATTTGCCAGCTACTTACATCCCCCTACAGCTGGAGCTGTAGAGACCAACAGGCCAATTGCTCTGGTATATTCCATACTCAGTCCTCTGCTCAACCCCTTTATCTACAGCCTGAGGAACCAACAGGTGAAAGGCGCTCTTCGGAAAATGTTATGA
- the LOC101732976 gene encoding olfactory receptor 1G1-like — MEKENSSTVTEFILLGLSENPEQKSPLSALFLTIYLVTVLGNSLILSLIFMTPELQTPMYFFLGNLSFVDSSFISVTVPLMVAHLLMEKKSISFQGCMTQLFFFFLTATMECLVLAIMAYDRLIAISNPLRYLSIINRRTCLCLMGSSWVLSSLHSTLHTSIISSLDYCGANKINEHFCDLPPLVALSCSSTTGYDILVLTEGSFVAMSPFIFVVISYFHILKTILNIHSSSRRYQAFSTCSSHLTSVGLYFGAIFFNYFYPSSSGSESEERPLSVIYSILTPLLNPFIYSLRNQQVKRALKKVTHQRLFHQKGM, encoded by the coding sequence ATGGAAAAAGAAAATTCTTCCACCGTCACCGAGTTTATTCTCTTGGGTTTGTCGGAAAATCCTGAGCAGAAGTCCCCTCTCTCGGCTCTATTTCTCACTATATACCTGGTGACTGTTCTGGGAAACTCTCTGATCCTCTCCCTCATATTCATGACCCCGGAGCTCCAAACACCTATGTATTTCTTCTTGGGGAACCTTTCCTTCGTGGACAGCAGCTTCATATCGGTAACTGTCCCTCTCATGGTGGCTCATCTTCTCATGGAGAAGAAAAGCATCTCGTTTCAAGGCTGCATGACTCaactcttcttttttttcttgacgGCCACCATGGAGTGTTTAGTTTTGGCCATTATGGCATATGATCGTCTCATAGCCATCAGCAACCCTCTGCGTTACTTATCTATAATAAACAGGAGGACTTGCTTGTGCCTAATGGGCAGCTCTTGGGTACTAAGTTCTTTGCATTCCACCCTTCATACGTCCATCATCTCCTCTTTGGATTACTGTGGGGCCAACAAGATCAATGAGCATTTCTGTGACCTACCTCCATTGGTAGCACTCTCCTGCTCCAGCACCACTGGCTACGATATTCTGGTATTGACGGAAGGCTCTTTTGTGGCAATGAGTCCTTTTATCTTTGTTGTGATATCATATTTTCACATTCTTAAAACCATATTAAATATTCACTCCTCCTCTAGACGCTACCAAGCCTTCTCTACTTGCTCTTCTCACCTGACTTCTGTTGGACTTTACTTTGgagcaatattttttaattacttctatCCTTCCTCATCAGGATCTGAGTCAGAAGAGCGGCCTCTCTCTGTGATCTACTCTATACTCACTCCTCTCCTCAACCCTTTCATCTACAGCCTGAGGAACCAGCAAGTCAAAAGGGCTCTGAAGAAGGTCACACACCAGAGGTTATTCCACCAGAAGGGAATGTAA
- the LOC100489330 gene encoding olfactory receptor 1G1-like, translating into MEKENSSTVTEFILLGLSENPEQKSPLSALFLTIYLVTVLGNSLILSLIFMTPELQTPMYFFLGNLSFVDSSFISVTVPLMVAHLLMEKKSISFQGCMTQLFFFFLTATMECLVLAIMAYDRLIAISNPLRYLSIINRRTCLCLMGSSWVLSSLHSTLHTSIISSLDYCGANKINEHFCDLPPLVALSCSSTTGYDILVLTEGSLLAMSPFIFVVISYFHILKTILNINSSSRRYQAFSTCSSHLTSVGLYFGAIFFTYFYPSSSGSESEERPLSVVYSILTPLLNPFIYSLRNQQVKRALKKVTHQRLFHQKGM; encoded by the coding sequence ATGGAAAAAGAAAATTCTTCCACCGTCACCGAGTTTATTCTCTTGGGTTTGTCGGAAAATCCTGAGCAGAAGTCCCCTCTCTCGGCTCTATTTCTCACTATATACCTGGTGACTGTTCTGGGAAACTCTCTGATCCTCTCCCTCATATTCATGACCCCGGAGCTCCAAACCCCTATGTATTTCTTCTTGGGGAACCTTTCCTTCGTGGACAGCAGCTTCATATCGGTAACTGTCCCTCTCATGGTGGCCCATCTTCTCATGGAGAAGAAAAGCATCTCGTTTCAAGGCTGCATGACTCaactcttcttttttttcttgacgGCCACCATGGAGTGTTTAGTTTTGGCCATTATGGCATATGATCGTCTCATAGCCATCAGCAACCCTCTGCGTTACTTATCTATAATAAACAGGAGGACTTGCTTGTGCCTAATGGGCAGCTCCTGGGTACTAAGTTCTTTGCATTCCACCCTTCATACGTCCATCATCTCCTCTTTGGATTACTGTGGGGCCAACAAGATCAATGAGCATTTCTGTGACCTACCTCCATTGGTAGCACTCTCCTGCTCCAGCACCACTGGCTACGATATTCTGGTATTGACGGAAGGCTCACTTTTGGCAATGAGTCCTTTTATCTTTGTTGTGATATCATATTTTCACATTCTTAAAACCATATTAAACATTAATTCCTCCTCTAGACGCTACCAAGCCTTCTCTACTTGCTCTTCTCACCTGACTTCTGTTGGACTTTACTTTGGAGCAATATTTTTTACTTACTTCTATCCTTCCTCATCAGGATCTGAGTCAGAAGAGCGGCCTCTCTCTGTGGTCTACTCTATACTCACTCCTCTCCTCAACCCTTTCATCTACAGCCTGAGGAACCAGCAAGTCAAAAGGGCTCTGAAGAAGGTCACACACCAGAGGTTATTCCACCAGAAAGGAATGTAA
- the LOC101732877 gene encoding olfactory receptor 1G1-like codes for MESLQRANISSVTDFILLGLTQNPGQQSPLFAVFVIIYMVTLTGNSLIISLIVTDQELQTPMYFFLGNLSFVDICFSSVTAPLMLAHLLMDKKSISFQGCMTQLFFFIWMAVMEWFLLAIMAYDRLIAISNPLRYLSIINRRTCLCLMGSSWVLSSLHSTLHTSIISSLDYCGANKINEHFCDQPPLLSLSCSNPAGYNIVVLTEGSFVAVSPFIFVVISYSHILKTILNIHSSSGRYQAFSTCSSHLTSVGLFFGAIFFTYFYPSSSGSVSEERPLSVVYSILTPLLNPFIYSLRNQQVKRALKKVTHHRLSHQKGM; via the coding sequence ATGGAATCTTTACAAAGGGCGAATATCTCATCTGTCACTGACTTTATCCTGTTGGGTCTGACTCAGAACCCTGGTCAACAATCTCCCCTCTTTGCCGTGTttgttataatatatatggtAACGCTAACTGGCAACTCTCTGATCATCTCCCTAATTGTAACTGACCAGGAGCTCCaaacccccatgtacttcttcctggGCAACCTTTCCTTTGTAGATATCTGCTTTAGCTCTGTAACTGCCCCTCTCATGTTGGCCCATCTTCTCATGGACAAGAAAAGCATCTCGTTTCAAGGCTGCATGACTCAACTCTTCTTCTTTATCTGGATGGCCGTCATGGAGTGGTTTCTTTTGGCCATTATGGCATATGATCGTCTCATAGCCATCAGCAACCCTCTGCGTTACTTATCTATAATAAACAGGAGGACTTGCTTGTGCCTAATGGGCAGCTCCTGGGTACTAAGTTCTTTGCATTCCACCCTTCATACGTCCATCATCTCCTCTTTGGATTACTGTGGGGCCAACAAGATCAATGAGCATTTCTGTGACCAACCACCATTGTTATCACTCTCCTGCTCCAACCCTGCTGGCTACAATATTGTGGTATTGACTGAAGGCTCTTTTGTGGCAGTGAGTCCTTTTATCTTTGTTGTGATATCATATTCTCACATCCTTAAAACCATATTAAATATTCACTCCTCCTCTGGACGTTACCAAGCCTTCTCTACTTGCTCTTCTCACCTCACTTCTGTAGGACTTTTCTTTGGAGCAATATTTTTTACTTACTTCTATCCTTCCTCATCAGGATCTGTGTCAGAAGAGCGGCCTCTCTCTGTGGTCTATTCTATACTCACTCCTCTCCTCAACCCTTTCATCTACAGCCTGAGGAACCAGCAAGTCAAAAGGGCTCTGAAGAAGGTCACACACCATAGGTTATCCCACCAGAAGGGAATGTAA